One genomic window of Cygnus olor isolate bCygOlo1 chromosome 3, bCygOlo1.pri.v2, whole genome shotgun sequence includes the following:
- the SERTAD2 gene encoding SERTA domain-containing protein 2 encodes MLGKGGKRKFDEHEDGLEGKVVSPTDGPSKVSYTLQRQTIFNISLMKLYNHRPLTEPSLQKTVLINNMLRRIQEELKQEGSLRPVFVTASQPTDPLSDNFREAQPAFSHLASQPLLPTDFVSTTPLESCLTPASLLEDDTFCTSPTVQHDGPTKLPPPALQPVKDSFSSALDEIEELCPAPTSAEAVAVAADTAAADSKDHPSESSVQKPEGVAESRTAESKLMDSLPGNFEITTSTGFLTDLTLDDILFADIDTSMYDFDPCTSATGAASKMAPVSADELLKTLAPYSSQPVTPNQPFKMDLTELDHIMEVLVGS; translated from the coding sequence ATgttggggaaaggaggaaagcgGAAGTTTGACGAGCATGAAGATGGGTTGGAAGGCAAAGTGGTGTCTCCTACTGATGGTCCCTCTAAGGTGTCTTACACCTTACAGCGTCAGACTATCTTCAACATTTCCCTTATGAAACTTTATAACCACAGGCCATTAACCGAGCCGAGCTTGCAAAAGACAGTTTTAATTAACAACATGTTGAGGCGAATCCAGGAAGAACTCAAACAAGAAGGCAGCTTGAGGCCTGTGTTTGTGACTGCTTCGCAGCCCACCGACCCTCTCAGCGACAACTTCCGCGAGGCCCAGCCGGCGTTCAGCCATCTcgcctcccagcccctgctccccactgACTTCGTAAGCACTACGCCCCTGGAGTCTTGCCTCACCCCGGCCTCTTTGCTCGAGGACGACACTTTTTGCACTTCCCCGACTGTCCAGCATGATGGTCCGACGAAACTACCACCTCCTGCTCTCCAACCAGTCAAGGACAGCTTCTCCTCAGCCTTGGACGAAATCGAGGAGCTTTGTCCCGCACCTACCTCCGCAGAGGCAGTAGCAGTAGCAGCTGACACAGCCGCCGCCGACTCTAAAGACCACCCCAGCGAGTCCAGCGTTCAAAAGCCCGAGGGCGTCGCGGAGAGCAGAACGGCCGAATCCAAACTCATGGACTCGCTGCCCGGCAACTTCGAGATCACGACTTCCACAGGTTTCCTCACAGACTTGACCCTGGACGACATTCTGTTCGCTGACATTGACACGTCCATGTATGATTTTGACCCCTGCACGTCTGCCACGGGGGCTGCCTCCAAAATGGCTCCCGTCTCAGCAGATGAGCTCCTAAAAACGCTCGCGCCATACAGCAGTCAACCAGTAACTCCAAATCAGCCTTTCAAAATGGACCTCACAGAACTGGATCACATCATGGAGGTGCTTGTTGGGtcttaa